From a region of the Triticum aestivum cultivar Chinese Spring chromosome 7D, IWGSC CS RefSeq v2.1, whole genome shotgun sequence genome:
- the LOC123167630 gene encoding uncharacterized protein, with the protein MKKGAHALFLLLLLTFASHGIWCEAARTGTMADAARHHLRPHLQVQGLHETQGRRLLGKLEHMAGGGPGGGASGGGRNTGGGAANTRPHNTKNGGAVALPDPVTFVLALVFSATILLSVLSF; encoded by the exons ATGAAGAAAGGTGCTcacgctctcttcctcctcctcctcctcacctttgCTTCCCATGGCATATGGTGCGAAGCAGCTCGGACAGGAACCATGGCTGATGCAGCTCGTCATCATCTGAGGCCTCATCTCCAGGTGCAGGGATTGCATG AAACCCAAGGCAGGAGGCTCCTGGGGAAGCTCGAGCACATGGCAGGCGGTGGCCCCGGCGGTGGAGCAAGTGGCGGCGGGAGGAACACCGGTGGCGGTGCGGCGAACACGAGGCCGCACAATACCAAGAACGGCGGCGCTGTGGCGCTGCCGGACCCGGTGACCTTCGTTCTGGCACTAGTCTTCAGCGCTACCATTCTTCTCTCGGTGCTCAGCTTCTAA